A region from the Lolium perenne isolate Kyuss_39 chromosome 4, Kyuss_2.0, whole genome shotgun sequence genome encodes:
- the LOC127328455 gene encoding zinc finger BED domain-containing protein RICESLEEPER 3-like isoform X1 encodes MAAIPPPAPGASHSPSTPLPPPGPPILADSLPPSSIPSLQSTSPKASDGKPRARPATAPIKLGLDGGEPPPGTDGVGRVGSQEIDGGEPERGNDGGGDAQMRTDAGGGKRPERKKPNGSSLVPTIIKASQIQLGEGKLHKGKTRKPRSEKIRNIKGDLPMGSKSTSPLLRSPVQLTSSPGVNMLARSVAVKRASVIERVASIKRAKMTGSPKASHHPPSFTQLSSPSLEDLSPGTRTTNSHASKRRRRKLISAIWTEAEPIYKDGKLVEGRCIHCHQIFAASRDSGTSHIKRHLKVCDAQTAMTEMVDRMGRSDSRDPNWKYDPKVARRKLVKLIVVNEMPFSLVEYAPFREFTASLNPWFENVSRTTIKNECMDAFNDHGNALRDYFENCSSRISLTGDMWTSNQKLGYFCMTCHWISNDWILHKHIIRFAMLETPHNSVNIFNIVLDSLREWNLEDKVFSFTLDNASVNTAMVNLLRTNLKMKGFLLLEGKLLHFIVLHMCLI; translated from the exons ATGGCCGCCATTCCTCCTCCGGCTCCGGGGGCCTCTCACTCTCCTTCAACTCCTTTACCACCTCCAGGGCCCCCCATCTTGGCCGATTCCTTGCCCCCTTCCTCGATTCCCTCTCTCCAGTCAACATCCCCCAAGGCCAGCGACGGGAAGCCGAGGGCTAGGCCAGCAACGGCGCCAATCAAACTAGGTTTAGATGGCGGAGAACCACCTCCTGGAACGGACGGCGTGGGGAGGGTGGGCAGCCAAGAGATCGATGGCGGCGAACCAGAGCGTGGCAATGACGGCGGCGGTGATGCCCAGATGCGCACAGATGCGGGCGGCGGGAAGCGGCCGGAGCGCAAGAAACCTAACGGGAGCTCCCtcgtccccaccatcatcaag GCATCTCAGATTCAACTGGGAGAGGGCAAGCTTCACAAAGGGAAAACCCGAAAGCCAAGATCAGAGAAAATAAGAAATATCAAG GGAGACCTTCCAATGGGTTCAAAGTCAACCAGTCCATTACTTCGATCTCCAGTCCAATTAACAAGTTCACCAGGAGTTAATATGCTTGCCCGTTCTGTAGCAGTGAAAAGAGCATCAGTAATAGAAAGGGTTGCTTCCATTAAAAGAGCAAAGATGACAGGTTCACCTAAGGCATCACATCACCCACCAAGTTTTACTCAATTAAGTTCCCCTTCTCTTGAAGATCTTTCACCTGGTACAAGAACTACCAATTCACATG CATCAAAACGAAGACGCCGCAAGTTGATATCAGCCATATGGACAGAAGCTGAACCTATCTATAAGGATGGGAAGCTTGTGGAAGGCAGGTGCATTCATTGTCATCAAATATTTGCAGCTAGCAGAGACTCTGGGACCAGCCATATCAAACGACATTTGAAGGTATGCGATGCACAAACTGCAATGACTGAAATGGTTGATAGGATGGGTCGTTCTGATTCAAGGGACCCCAATTGGAAGTACGATCCCAAGGTCGCGAGAAGGAAATTGGTAAAACTAATTGTTGTCAATGAAATGCCATTTTCATTGGTTGAATATGCACCATTTAGAGAGTTCACGGCTTCATTGAATccttggtttgaaaatgtttctaggaCAACTATAAAAAATGAGTGTATGGATGCATTTAACGATCACGGAAATGCACTGAGAGATTATTTTGAAAATTGTTCCTCTCGCATATCTCTCACAGGAGATATGTGGACCTCTAACCAGAAACTGGGATACTTCTGCATGACCTGTCATTGGATTTCtaatgattggattcttcataaaCATATTATAAGGTTTGCTATGCTAGAGACTCCGCACAACTCTGTTAACATTTTCAATATAGTTCTAGACAGCCTTCGTGAATGGAACTTAGAGGACAAAGTGTTTAGCTTTACATTGGATAATGCATCAGTAAATACTGCCATGGTCAACTTATTGAGGACAAACTTGAAGATGAAAGGTTTTCTGCTTTTAGAAGGGAAGCTACTTCATTTCATTGTGCTACACATGTGCTTAATATAA
- the LOC127328455 gene encoding zinc finger BED domain-containing protein RICESLEEPER 1-like isoform X2, with product MLQSALPLRSAFVSLENQDKEYTFSPSSSEWTLSEAVLNLLEIFYTATETLSGSKYPTSHLYFYQLWNIKKVLNTEESVLNRKILNEEASSQDTTIAHMVEQMQTKFNLYWKEIYMSACIPVILDPRYKYDFLEYHLSDFGSEKEVDTWMSEVKNTTQKLFNEYNQLISGEMQDCDIQEVQDLNDPLAEWDQYMKSKRRQSSNELDQYLKEKLTPRREEIDILKWWKGKSEIYPVLSVMARDILAIPASTVPSESAFSTGGRVVSDYRSSLAPTTIEALICLQDWFKAADAMENDD from the exons ATGCTTCAATCTGCTTTACCCCTTCGAAGTGCATTTGTTTCCCTAGAGAATCAAGATAAGGAGTACACATTTTCTCCTTCGAGCTCTGAATGGACATTGTCTGAAGCTGTATTGAATTTGTTGGAGATCTTCTACACAGCAACCGAAACTCTGTCAGGCTCAAAATATCCAACCTCCCATCTTTACTTCTACCAGCTTTGGAACATCAAGAAAGTGTTGAATACAGAAGAATCAGTTTTGAACAGAAAAATATTGAATGAGGAAGCATCAAGTCAGGACACAACAATTGCACACATGGTCGAACAGATGCAAACAAAGTTCAACCTATATTGGAAGGAGATATACATGTCTGCTTGCATTCCCGTTATCCTTGATCCGAGGTACAAGTACGACTTCCTTGAGTATCACTTGAGTGACTTTGGAAGTGAAAAGGAGGTGGACACATGGATGAGTGAAGTGAAGAATACCACGCAGAAGCTCTTCAATGAATACAATCAACTAATTTCTGGAGAGATGCAAGATTGTGATATTCAGGAGGTGCAAGATCTTAACGACCCACTTGCAGAGTGGGATCAGTACATGAAGTCAAAAAGGCGACAGTCAAGCAATGAGCTAGATCAATATTTGAAGGAAAAGTTGACACCTCGAAGGGAGGAGATTGATATTCTAAAATGGTGGAAAGGAAAATCTGAGATATATCCAGTGCTCTCTGTAATGGCTCGTGACATATTGGCCATCCCAGCTTCAACAGTGCCTTCCGAGTCGGCTTTTAGCACCGGAGGACGCGTCGTCAGTGATTACAGGAGCAGCCTCGCACCTACTACCATTGAGGCTTTGATATGTCTACAGGATTGGTTTAAGGCAGCCG ACGCTATGGAAAATGACGACTAG
- the LOC127332170 gene encoding uncharacterized protein, with translation MSEMFDLPNGTIIDVSGGVTYVGPAEADFCAPSGMREIAIVDSGHNTIFLRFFGESTYLLGDQLLSAEQNNAVVVASNMEVVHQSKSLDNTSATTVTFEPCAKCSQFNILEGVRQHVRAETSIREHVKKLVLYRRDIYEGQIDVTEEPPSKTSKLNNGGSNRSSVKDLFGYMTQGVKRSTMMDELD, from the exons ATGTCTGAAATGTTCGATCTCCCAAACGGAACTATCATTG ATGTTTCCGGCGGCGTGACATATGTCGGCCCAGCTGAGGCTGATTTTTGTGCCCCTAGCGGCATGAGGGAGATCGCTATAGTTGATAGCGGACACAACACAATCTTCCTGCGTTTTTTTGGTGAGTCTACTTATCTACTCGGCGATCAGCTGTTATCTGCAGAACAGAACAATGCAGTTGTTGTGGCCTCCAACATGGAGGTTGTTCATCAATCAA AGTCTCTTGATAACACCAGTGCCACCACTGTCACATTTGAGCCATGCGCAAAATGCTCTCAGTTTAATATTCTCGAAG GTGTTAGGCAACACGTCCGTGCTGAGACATCAATCCGGGAGCACGTGAAAAAATTGGTCTTATACAGAAGGGACATATATGAGGGTCAGATCGATGTCACTGAAGAACCTCCATCCAAGACATCAAAGCTTAATAATGGTGGATCTAATCGTTCATCTGTGAAGGATCTATTTGGTTACATGACCCAGGGCGTAAAGAGATCGACTATGATGGATGAGCTAGATTAG